The Sinorhizobium alkalisoli genomic interval GAAACCCGCAGCGGCGCCATCCGCGTTCTTTGCGGCGGCATCGCCGATGGGCAGACGATCCAGAAGCCGGATGGACGTCTCTTCCCGCCGAATGCCTGGGACGGACTGCCGAGCCAGCGGGCCTGCATCGGCATCGATGCCGAAGCCGTCCTCAAGCTTATCGGTGAAACGCTGGCGAAGGTCCGTTGACGCCAAAAAACTTGCCTTGGATAGCTGGCAGGCGGGCGTCGGCCGGCTATCTTTATCCGCATGAAGCCGGAGATTTTGCTCTATCCCGCCCCGAAGGGGCTCTATTGCGAAAAGGGAAACTTCTACATCGACCCGGTGCAGCCGGTCGAAAGGGCGCTGATCACCCACGGCCATTCCGATCATGCCCGCGCCGGCCATGGCCATGTGCTTGCGACACGCGAGACGCTCGACATCATGCGGCTGCGCTATGGCGACGGCTTTTGCGGCGCGAGCGAGATTGCGCGCCTCGGAGAAACAATTGTCATCGACGGCGTGCGCTTGCGCTTCCATCCGGCCGGCCATGTGCTCGGATCGGCGCAGGTCTCGATTGAAGCGAATGGAACGCGGATCGTCGTCTCCGGCGATTACAAGCGCCGGCCGGATCCGACCTGCCTCAGTTTCGAGCCCGTCCCCTGCGACGTCTTCATCACCGAAGCGACCTTCGGCCTGCCGGTCTTCCACCACCCGGACGACAGGGCGGAAGTTGCCCGGCTGCTTCAGTCGCTGAGGCAATTCCCCGAGCGTGCCCATCTGGTCGGCGCCTATGCGCTCGGCAAGGCGCAGCGCGTCATCGCCCTCCTTCGCCGGCAGGGCTATGATGCCCCGATCCACATCCATGGCGCGCTCTCAAAACTGTGCGAGTACTACCAGCGCGAAGGTATCGATCTCGGCGAGATCCGCCACGCCACGGTCGAGGGCGAGAATCGGCCGGACCTCGCCGGCGCGATCATCGTCGGCCCTCCCTCGGCCTTCTCCGATCGCTGGGCGCGGCGCTTCGCCGAGCCGCTCGCCGCCTTTGCATCCGGCTGGATGCTTATTCGCCAGCGAGCGAAGCAGCGCGGCGTCGAACTGCCGCTCGTCATCTCCGATCATTGCGACTGGGCGGAACTGACGCAGACCATACGGGAGATCGCGCCAGGCGAGGTCTGGGTGACGCACGGCCGCGAAGAGGCCCTGGTGCGCTGGTGCGAGTTGGAGGGTATCCCGGCACGCCCGCTGCACCTCGTCGGCTACGAAGACGAAGGGGAGTGAGCGATGAGGGCCTTCGCCGAACTCCTCAACCGCCTCGTGCTGACGCCGCAGCGAAACGCAAAGATCCGGCTGCTCGTCGATTATTTCCGTACCACCCGGGACCCGAGCCGCGGTTATGCGCTGGCGGCAATCGCCGGCACGCTTTCGCTCCACGCCGTGAAGCCGGCCCTGATCCGGGACCTCCTGCTCGAGCGCATGGACAAAGTCCTGTTCCACTACTCCTATGATTATGTGGGCGATCTCGCCGAGACGGTTTCGCTGGCCTGGGAACCACCGGCCGACGTCGTACCGGCGGACATTCCCCTGGGAGAGATCGTCGAACGCCTCCAGAGGACGGGACGCACCGAAGTGCGCTCGCTCGTGCGCGACACGCTGGACCAGCTCGATGCTTCCGGCCGTCTCGCCTTCTTGAAGCTCGTCACCGGCGGGTTGCGCATCGGCGTCTCGGCGCGGCTCGCCAAACAGGCGCTGGCCGCCATGGGTGGCAAGGATGTCGGCGAGATAGAGAGGCTCTGGCACGGCCTGGCACCGCCCTATCTGCCCCTCTTCCTCTGGCTCAGTGGAGAGGGTGAGATGCCTGTGCTCAAGACGCCCGCCGTGTTTCACTCGGTGATGCTGGCGACGCCGGTCGCCGAGCGCGAACTCGAGGGACTCGATCCCGCCGATTTCGCGGCCGAATGGAAATGGGATGGCATCCGAGTGCAGCTTGCCAACAGCGGTGGCGTGCGACGCCTCTATTCGCGCAGCGGCGATGAGATCTCGGGCGCCTTTCCGGAAATCCTCGATGCCGCCGACTTCGCCGGCGTAATCGACGGCGAGTTGCTGATCGGCGGGACCGCGCGTAGCAACCGCGCGACGGGCGGCTTCGCCGACCTGCAGCAGCGCCTGAACCGCAAGACCGTCAGCCGCAGGCTGCTTGCGGACTTTCCGGCCTTCATCCGCGGCTACGACATCCTGTTTTCCGGCGAGCAGGACATCCGGCCCGAGCCCTTTCATGTCCGCCGCGAAGCTCTGTCCGCCATGATCGACTCTTCCTCGCCGCAACATTTCGACCTCTCTCCGCTGGTCCCCTTTTCCAGTTGGGAGGAACTGGACCGCCTGCGCTCGAGCCCGCCGGATCCGGTGATCGAAGGCGTCATGCTGAAGCGGCTCGATTCCGCCTACCTGGCCGGCCGCGTCAAAGGCCCCTGGTTCAAGTGGAAGCGCGAACCTTTCAATATCGACGCGGTGCTGATGTATGCGCAACGCGGCCACGGCAAACGTTCCAGCTACTATTCCGATTTCACGTTCGGTGTCTGGACGGGAGGGGAAGACGGAACGGCGCTCGTTCCAGTCGGCAAGGCGTATTTCGGCTTCACCGACGCCGAACTCGAAATCCTCGATCGCTTCGTGCGCGACAACACTGTCGAGCGATTCGGTCCTGTTCGCGCCGTGCGGGCAGAACCCGACGCCGGATTCGTCGTCGAAGTCGCCTTCGAAGGCATCAACCGTTCCACGCGCCACAAATCGGGCGTCGCCATGCGCTTTCCACGCATCTCCCGCCTGCGGCCCGACAAGCTGCCGCGCGACGCCGACCGTCTGGAAACCCTGCAGGCGATGATCGCCGCAAGGGCATGATCCTATTTCAGCTACGACGCATGAAGAATTGTTAAGGAGAATCTGGAATCATCGCTGCGACCATGTGCGTGCGCGTCTGCTGGGTAGTCTTGTGCCAGATAACAACATCCACAACGTCGGAAAGTCCCGGCTTTCGCGATTCCTGACCCCGAATTACCTCCCGGCGGCTATCGCTACCATTGTCGTGATAGTTGCCGGGATCTTTGCCGACCATCAAAACCGGGTCATTTCGGAAGCGCGCACGCGCTCGCTCGTTGCCGACGAACTGGCGCCGATCCATTCAAAGCTCGAGAACAGCATTAACGGCAACATCCAACTCGTCCGCGGTCTGATCGGCACGATCGCCACCGAACCGGAGATGCAGCAGCAACGCTTTGCCGAACTCGCGCAAAGCATCTTCACCGAGCGCTCACAGCTGCGCAACCTAGCGGCCGCCCCGGATCTGGTCGTATCGATGGTCTATCCGGTCGAAGGCAACGAAAAGGCCGTTGGCCTCGATTATCGCAACAATGAAAAGCAGCGTGCGGGCGCGTTGCGGGTGATGGAGACGAGAAAGCTCGTGCTCGCCGGCCCCGTCGAGCTCGTGCAGGGCGGACAGGGTTTGATCGGCCGTTTTCCGGTGATAACCGGTGAGGGAAAGCGCTTCTGGGGCCTTGTCTCGGCCGTCATCGATATCGATCAGCTCTATCGCGACAGCGGCCTGGTTTCGCCCGATCTCGACATCGATATAGCCATCGCCGGTCGCGACGGGCTGGGGCGCCATGGTTCCGTCTTCTTCGGAGATGCGACGATCTTCCGGAAAACGCCGGTCGAGATAGATGTTGCTCTGCCGGGCGGCTCCTGGCGCATCGCGGCGGTTCCGAAGGGCGGATGGCCGGCGACGCCGCAAAATGCCTGGACGGTTCGCCTGCTGATCCTGCTCGGTGGCCTGACGATCGTCGGTCCGATGATCATGACCGGCCGCCTGACGACGGAGCGCCAGGAAAATATCCGGGCGCTGAAGCGCAGCAAGGATCTGCTCCAAGAATTGTCTCACCGCTTGAAGATCGCGCTCGACGCGTCGAAGATCGGCATTTGGGAGGTGGATATCGACAGCGGCAGGCTGCTCTGGGACAGCCGGATGAAGGAGCTCTACGGCGTTCGATCGCATGTGGGCACGACGACCGCCGACTGGGAAGAGAGATTGCACCCGGACGATCGCGCACGTGCCGAAGCGGAGTTCGCCGAAGCGGTCGCCACGGGTGGAGCCTATAATTCCGAATTCCGCGTCGTCCTCCCCAGCGGCCGGATTCGCCATATCCGCGCCATCGGCTCCACCTATCTCGCCGAAAGCGGCACACGCAAGATCGTCGGCGTCAACTGGGACGTAACGGCCGATATCGAAACGCGGGCGCGGCTTTCGGAAGCCAAGCGCCTTGCAGAGGCGCACAGCGCCGAGCTGGAGGCCGCGCGCCACCGCATGGAATTCAATGCGCTTCACGATCCACTCACCGGATTGCCCAATCGGCGCTTCCTCGACCAGATCCTGGCGGATCGCAGCATGCAGTTCGATCCCGGGGCAAAACTCAGCATCTTTCACATCGATCTCGACCGCTTCAAGCAAATCAACGACACGCTCGGCCATGCCGCCGGCGACGAGATCCTCAGGCATGCCGCCGCGCTGCTGCAGGAAAATGCGCGCGAGGGCGACTTCGTCGGACGAATCGGCGGGGATGAATTCGTCATCATCCGTGCAAGCGACAGTCCGGACGATGATGCCGCACTGGCCTCACGGATTATCGAGGCGATGAGCACACCGGTGCGCTACAAGGACCAGGAATGCCGCATCGGCGTCAGCATCGGCATCGCTGCCCAGGCCGCCGCCGCGGACGAACTCTCCCAGGTTTTGGTCAACGCCGATATCGCGCTTTACGAGGCCAAGCGCCGCGGCCGCAATCGCCACGAAACCTTCACGGGTGCACTCAAGACCGAGGTTTTCAAGACCAAACAGACCGCCGACGAAATCCTTCGCGCTCTCGAGCAGAACGAATTCGTCGCGCATTTCCAGCCGCAATTCTGTCCGAAGTCGCTGGAGGTGATCGGCGTAGAGGCGCTGGCGCGCTGGGACCATCCGACCAAAGGGCTCATCGGTCCGCATGCCTTTTTGAAGACGGCCGAGGACATCAACGTGGTCGCGGCAATCGATCAGACGATCCTGGAGCAGGCGCTCTTCCAGATCTGCCGGTGGGAGGCGAATGGTGTCCGCATACCGAAGGTCTCCGTGAATCTCTCCTATTCGCGCCTGAGCGACGAGCGGCTGATCGAGCGGCTGGAACAGATGCACATTCCCGAAGGACGGCTTTCCTTCGAACTGCTCGAATCGATATCCTTCGACGAGAACGACCTGACGGTGCTGTCGAATATCCGGCGCATAAAGGAGCTCGGCATCGACATCGAGATCGACGATTTCGGCACCGGCTATGCCTCCATCGTCAGCCTTTTGAAGTTGACGCCACGCCGGCTCAAGATCGACCGGCAACTGATCTTGCCGATCCGCGAGTCGGTCCAGCAGCGGCGCCTGGTGGAATCGATCATCGACATTGGCACGTCGCTCGGCATCGAGGTGATCGCCGAGGGCGTGGAAACGCTGGAGCATGCCGCCATTCTCGAGGAACTCGGCTGCCACGGCCTCCAAGGGTATGCCTTCGCGCGGCCCATGGGTGCGAACGATCTTGCCACCTTCGTCTTCGAGCGGCGATGGCGTGCCGATGAGCGCAAGCTGGGGGCTTGAAGCCGGCGCTACAGGCGCCGGCTATTTCTCTCCGGCGGGCTGCGCAGCCGACTGAAAAAAGCCATAAAAACATATGCGTTTGCCGATCGGACGACGGTCCGGGCATTGCCTTCGTCGGCCGCTTCGGCGACGATGTTATCGCGCACCAGGACCCAATCCCAAACACAGGCAGTCAGGAGTCGAACGATCGAATACGCGGAGAAATTGCTTTTCATCTTTCTTCTCGCCCCTTTCGGGGGGAGTCTCCTCGTACTCTTCTTCCCGTCCGATCAACGCGGCGCCACGGCCTGGTTCGCCGGCGCCATTGCGCTCGTCTGTTTTCTGCTGGCGGCTGGTCTCTACCCTTTGGTCACCGCGGGCGGCGTGCTTCGTTTCGAACTCGATTGGATCCCAGAGCTCGGTCTGAACCTCACATTGCGCATGGACGGCTTCGCCTGGCTTTTTGCGACGCTGATCACCGCCATCGGCGTTCTCGTCGTGCTTTATGCACGCTATTACATGGCGGCCGAAGACCCCGTCCCCCGCTTCTTCTCGCTGTTCCTCGCCTTCATGGGCTCGATGCTTGGCGTCGTGCTTTCCGGCAACCTGATCCTGCTCGCCGTCTTCTGGGAATTGACGAGCATCGTTTCCTTCCTGCTGATCGGCTATTGGCACCACAACGCCCATGCGCGCGACGGCGCCCGCATCGCACTGACGATGACCGCGATGGGCGGCCTCTCCATGCTGATCGGCCTGCTGCTCATCGGATGCGTGGTCGGCAGCTACGAGCTCGATGCGGTGCTCGCCTCCGGCAATGCGATCCGCAATGATCCGCTATACCTGCCGATCCTGATCCTCATCCTCTTCGGCGCGCTGACGAAGAGCGCACAGTTCCCGTTTCATTTTTGGCTGCCGCACGCCATGGCCGCGCCGACACCGGTTTCCGCCTACCTGCACTCGGCAACCATGGTGAAGGCCGGCGTCTTTCTGCTTGCGCGGCTCTGGCCGGTCATGGCAGGCACGGAAGCCTGGTTTTGGATCGTCGGCCTTGCGGGCCTGTCGACGCTGTTGCTCGGCGCCTATTTCGCCATCTTCCAGCAGGATCTGAAGGGCCTGCTTGCCTATTCGACCATCAGCCATCTCGGGCTGATCACCGTACTGCTCAGCCTCGGCAGCCCGATCGCGGCGGTCGCCGCCGTCTTCCACATCGTCAATCATGCCACCTTCAAGGCGTCCTTGTTCATGGCGGCCGGCATCATCGACCATGAGACCGGCACGCGCGACATGCGCAGGCTGAGCGGCCTCTTCCGCTACATGCCGATCACGGCGACGCTCGCCATGGTCGCCAGCGCCGCAATGGCCGGCGTGCCGTTGCTGAACGGCTTCCTGTCGAAGGAGATGTTCTTCGCCGAGGCGATCGAGACGCATCTCGTCAATACGCTCGATACGGCGACGCCCTATGTCGCGACGATTGCGGGCATGTTCGCCGTTACCTACTCGCTGCGCTTCATCCACAGCGTCTTCTTTGGTGATCCGCCTGCGGATCTGCCGAAGAAGCCGCACGAGCCACCGCGCTGGATGCGGGCACCGATCGAGTTCCTGGTGCTCGCCTGCCTGGTCGTCGGCATTCTTCCTGGCCGAACGATCGGTCCTTTCCTGCACACGGCCGTCGTTTCGATCCTCGGGGACAGGACGCCGGACTACAGCCTGGCCGTCTGGCACGGCTGGAACGTCCCGCTGATCATGAGTTTCGTGGCGCTTTCGGGCGGCGTCGGTCTTTACTTCCTGATGCGCTCCTATCTCGCAACCGGGATCGAGGGGCCGCCGGTCTTCCGGCTGCTCGAAGGACAGCGCATATTCGAGCGCGTGCTGGTGACGCTTTCATGGAAATGGGCGCGCTGGCTCGAACAGAGGTTTGGTACACGGCGGCTGCAACCGCAGATGTTGCTCCTCGTTTTTCTCGCGGTCTCGGCGGCCGCATTCCCGCTTTTCCTCCGCGGTTTCGAGTTGCCGCCCCTGATGATACGCGGCATCGACCCGGCCTTCGCCCTGCTCTGGGGGATCGGCATTGCCTGCGCCGTCGGCGCGGCCTACCAGGCAAAATTCCACCGCCTGTTCGCGCTCGTGCTGCTCGGCGGTGCTGGGCTCATCACCTGCGTCACCTTCGTCTGGCTCTCCGCACCGGACCTGGCGGTTACCCAGCTTCTCGTCGAGATCGTCACGACCGTGCTCATCCTGCTCGGATTGCGTTGGCTGCCGAAACGGATCCAGGAACCGGAGTCGGAGGATATTCCACTTAAGGTTCGCTTCCGGCGTCTGCGCGACTTTCTGCTTGCGCTTGCCGCCGGCGGCGGGATGAGCCTCATCGCCTATCGCGTGATGACGCAGCCCGCATCCGAGTCCATCGCCAGTTACTTCCTCGAGCGCGCCTATAGCGAAGGCGGCGGCACCAATGTCGTCAACGTCATCCTGGTCGACTTCCGCGGCTTCGACACGCTGGGCGAAATCGCCGTTCTCTGTATCGTCGCACTGACGGTCTTCGCGCTGCTCCTGCGTTTCCGCCCGCACTTGGACAACCAGGATATCCCGCTGCAGCAACGGGTGCAGAACGCCTTTGACGACGACCATCCGGATCGAAGCGCCGGCGACAGCATAGCCGAATACCTCCACATTCCCTCCGCGATCATGCGCTGGATGTTCCCGGTCATCGGAATGCTCGCCGCCTATCTCTTCCTGCGGGGTCACGACCTGCCGGGCGGCGGCTTTGCCGCGGGGATCGCCCTGTCGATCGGCTTTCTCCTGCAATACATGTCCGGCGGCACGCGCTGGGTCGAGGAGCGGCTGCGCATCCATCCGCTCCGCTGGATGAGCATCGGCCTCCTGGTCGCGGCCGGCACCGGCATCGGCTCCTGGGTGTTCGGCTATCCGTTCCTGACGTCGCATTCGCAATATGCGACGCTTCCGATCATCGGCAAGGTGCCGCTGGCGAGCGCCATCCTTTTTGACCTGGGTGTCTTTTCGCTCGTACTCGGCGCCACGGTGCTGATGCTCATCGCGCTGGCACACCAGTCCGTCCGCGCACCGCGCGCCCATGCGAGACCCGCGCGCACCGCGAGGGAGGCGGCCCAGTAATGGAACTCATCCTCTCCGCCGGCATCGGAGCACTGACCGCGTCAGGCGTCTATCTGCTGTTGCGACCGCGAACCTATCAGGTCATCATCGGGCTTTCGCTACTTTCCTACGCGGTCAATCTCTTCATCTTCGGCATGGGGCGGCTGCGGGTGAATGCCCCGCCCATTCTCGACCCGGGCGGCGTCGGCGATCTGGCACGCTACACGGATCCCGTGCCGCAGGCGCTGGTGCTGACCGCTATCGTCATCGGCTTTGCCATGACCGCCCTGTTTCTCGTGGTGATTCTCGCCTCGCGCGGCTTCACCGGCACCGACCACGTCGACGGCAGGGAGCAGCGCGGTGACTGAGTGGCTGCACCATCTGTCGATCCTGCCAATTCTCGCGCCGCTCGCGGTTGCGGCCGCGTTGGTCCCGATCAATGAGCGCGAGCGGACCCTCAAAGGTTCCATCGGCATTGTCTCGACATTCGTCGTCTTCATCGTGGCGATGATCCTCATGCGCCTTGCGGCAGCGGGCGAAGACAGCCTGCCGGGCTCCGGCGTCTACCAGCCCGGCAACTGGCCGGCGCCCTTCGGCATCGTTCTCGTTGTCGATCGGCTCTCGGCGCTCATGTTGTGCCTGACGAGCGGCCTTGCGCTAGCCGCCCAGGTCTATTCCATGGCGCGCTGGCATACGGCCGGACATCACTTCCATTCCCTCATCCAGCTTCTGCTGGCCGGCCTCAACGGCGCTTTCCTGACAGGCGACCTCTTCAATCTCTTCGTTTTCTTCGAAATGATGCTCGCAGCGTCCTACGGTCTCCTGCTGCACGGCTCCGGCCCGCTGCGGGTGAAGGCGGGATTGCACTACATCGCCATCAATCTTGCCGCCTCCTCGCTTTTCCTGATCGGCGTCAGCCTGATCTACGGCACCACCGGCACGCTCAACATGGCCGATCTCGCGACGAAGCTCCCAGCGCTGACCCCCGAAAGCAGGATGCTCGTCGAAACAGGCGCCGCCCTTCTCGGCATCGCATTCCTGGTAAAAGCGGGCATGTGGCCGCTTGGCTTCTGGCTGCCGACAGCCTATGCCGCGGCAACGCCACCCGCCGCCGCCATTTTCGCCATACTGACGAAGGTCGGGATCTACGTCATCCTCCGTTTGCACCTGCTCGTCTTCGGCGCCGCGGCGGGCGCCTCGGCCGGCTTCGGCCAGAGTTGGCTGCTTGCGGGCGGCGTGGCGACGATCGCCTTCGGCGCCATCGGCGTGCTGGCATCGCAGGCGATGGGCCGACTCGCCGGCTATTCCGTCCTCGTCTCCTCCGGCACGTTGCTTGCCGCCATCGGGCTCGGGCGTGAGGAGATGCTGGCCGGCGCGCTCTTCTACCTCGTCAGTTCGACGCTGACCATCGCCGCCTTCTTCCTGCTGATCGAGCTCGTCGAGCGCGGCCGCGATGCCGCAGCCGACGTTCTGGCGGTGACGATGGAGGCCTATGGCGATTTCGATGAGGACGAGGAGGAAGAGGAAGCGGGCGTCGCCATTCCCCGCACCATGGCCGTGCTCGGCCTCTGCTTCTCGCTCTGTGCCGTGCTCTTGTCCGGCCTGCCGCCGCTTTCCGGGTTCGTCGCCAAATTCGCACTCCTCCAGGGCCTCTTCGGAATGCCGGCGGCGGACCCGGCAAGAGCCCTCTCGGCCGCCGACTGGACCTATGTAACGCTAATCATACTCTCCGGGCTCGCAGCCATGATCGCCATGAACCGCATCGGCATCCGCACCTTCTGGGCCTCGATCGAAGGCACCATCCCGCGCGTCGTCATCATCGAGATCACGCCCGTCCTGGTCCTGCTTGCCGCCTGCCTCTTCCTGAGCTTCCATCCGGCCCCTGCCATGCGTTACATGCAGGAGACGGTCGGCGACCTTCTTACCCCGGGCCTCTACAAAGAGCGGGTCCTTTCCGCACCCAGGGCCGGAGACCGATAGCCGATGCGCGCCTGGTTTCCCTACCCGCTGCTGTCGACCGCGCTTCTCCTCATGTGGCTGTTGCTGAACCAATCTGTGGCACCGGGAACGATTCTCGTCGGTATTATCCTCAGTACGATTCTCGCCTGGGTATTGCTGAAGCTGCAGCCGCCGCGGTCGCATCTGCGCCGCCTCGGCCATTTCGCAAGCTTCGCTCTTCACGTCATCGCCGATATTGCCCGCTCGAATATCGCAGTGGCACGCATCATCCTGCGATCGCGGCGGCAGCCGGTGAAATCCGGCTTCATCTCCGTCGATCTGGATATCGAGGACGAGAACGCGCTGGCGCTGCTTGCCTGTATCCTGACGGCGACGCCGGGCACGGCCTGGCTGGAACACGATCGGCGCGAGAAGAAGCTGCTCTTCCACATCCTCGACATGGACAACGCCTATGCTTGGCGGCAAACGCTTGCGCGCTACGAGGCATCGCTGAAGGAGATATTCCGATGACGGAGCTGGCAATCCTCTGGTCCATCCTGCTCGCCCAGGTCATGCTCGCGCTCGCCATGGCCTTCGCCCTCTACCGGATCATCAAGGGGCCACACGCCCAGGACCGCGTCCTCGGCCTGGACACGCTCTACATCAATGCCATGCTGATGCTCGTTGCCTTTGGCGTTCGCACGGCCAACACGGTCTATTTCGAGACGGCACTCATCATCGCGCTGCTCGGTTTCGTTTCGTCGATCGCCTTCGCGAAATTTCTCATGCGCGGGGAGATTATCGAATGAGCCACCTCACCGATCTGCCTGCCTGGGCGGCGATTGCCGTCTGCGGTCTTTTGCTCCTCGGCGCGGCAATGACGCTGATCGGCTCGATCGGCCTGTTGCGCCTTCCGACCTTCTACGACCGCCTGCACGCGCCGACGATCACGACGAGCGGCGGCACGATTCTCGTTTGCTTCGCCTCGATGCTCTGCTTCGCGGTGCTGCAGAGCCGCTGGATATTCCACGAAGCGCTGATCATCGTCTTCATCACGGTGACCACGCCCGTGACGCTGATGCTGCTTGGCCAGGCCTCCCTTTACCGCCACCGCTTCGAGAAGCCGCAGGACGTTCCCCGGAAGCCAAGGCCGATATCTCCACCGGATGCGCAATAGCCGTCCGAGCTACTCGCCGGCCTGACGAAGCGCCTCTCGCGAATCGTCCAGATGGAGCGCGAAGCCGGTCGCAGCCGCATCGGTCAGTCCGGGACGGAGCTGCATGGTTGGGATCAGATAGTCTCCCCCATTCTGCTGCCGATAGGGAATGGGCGGGGTGGTCGCGAGCGTCCTCATCCGCTCGCGCAGGCGCTCGGCCAAGACGTCGAAACCTGCCTTATCGAGACGATCGACGCGATAGGCGACGAAGGGGGGAAGCACGTCATAG includes:
- a CDS encoding Na+/H+ antiporter subunit E; amino-acid sequence: MRAWFPYPLLSTALLLMWLLLNQSVAPGTILVGIILSTILAWVLLKLQPPRSHLRRLGHFASFALHVIADIARSNIAVARIILRSRRQPVKSGFISVDLDIEDENALALLACILTATPGTAWLEHDRREKKLLFHILDMDNAYAWRQTLARYEASLKEIFR
- a CDS encoding K+/H+ antiporter subunit F — its product is MTELAILWSILLAQVMLALAMAFALYRIIKGPHAQDRVLGLDTLYINAMLMLVAFGVRTANTVYFETALIIALLGFVSSIAFAKFLMRGEIIE
- the mnhG gene encoding monovalent cation/H(+) antiporter subunit G: MSHLTDLPAWAAIAVCGLLLLGAAMTLIGSIGLLRLPTFYDRLHAPTITTSGGTILVCFASMLCFAVLQSRWIFHEALIIVFITVTTPVTLMLLGQASLYRHRFEKPQDVPRKPRPISPPDAQ